The DNA segment CCCGTGGCCGGAGGAAGACCCGAACGTGCTGGCCGCGATGCTGCGTGTCGCCGAGCGGGAGTATCGCGAGGCCGCGGCCAGTCGCCGGGTGCAGCGCGCTCGCGCGTTCTGTCCGGGCATGGCGTTGAACGGTGAGATGTTGGCGCCGAAGCTGGACCTCGCCGCCCAAGCCATGCGCCGCGGCGACCTCGCGGACTCGCAGTTGGACGCGATCCGTACGGTGATCACGAGGTTGCCGGCGCACGTGGACTTCCAGCAGCGCCGCGAAGCCGAAGCGGCCATCGTGGAAGGCGCCAAGCATATGGATGCCGGCCGGCTCTATCGGCTCGGCACCCGGCTGCATGCCTACCTGGACCCCGACGGCGCCGCGCCATCGGAGAAAGAAGACGCCAAGCCGCGCCGGGAGCTGCACTGCACACCGGTCGCGACGGCCGCCTCGCGTTGCGCGGCATTCTCGACGCCGAGACCGGCAGTCTGTTGCAGGACGTGCTCTCGCCACTGGCCAAACCAGAGGGTGAGGACGGTAAGCCCGATCCTCGATCAGCTGCCGAGCGTAACGGTGACGCGCTTGCCGACATCCTGAATCTCGTGGCTGATGCGGGGAAGTTGCCGATCCAGGGCGCCGAGCGGCCGCACCTGACGGTGACGATCTCCTGGGAGATGCTCCGCGACTGCCTGGGTGTGGCGCGCGCGTACGAGGGCCCGACCATCAGCCCCGAAACCGCCCGCCGCCTCGCCTGCGACGCGGACATTATTCCGGTCATCCTCAACTCCGAAGGCGTACCACTGGACGTCGGCCGCAAGGAACGGCTGGCCGGCCCAGAGCTGCGGAAAGCGTTGATCGCCCGCGACAAAGGCTGCACCCGGCCCGGATGCACGCGGCCCGTCCGGCACACGCGGTCGACCACATCGTGTCGTGGGTGGACGGTGGCACCACCTGTCTGGAAAATTGCGTGTTGCTCTGCGACCGGCACCATCGCGAAATTCACCACACCGACTGGACCATACGGATGAACAACGGCCACCCTGAATTCACCCCACCAATCGACGTGGACTACGAGCAAAAGCCGCTCCGAAATGCCTATCACCTGTACGGCTGAACCGAACAGGTGGACCACCAACCAACAACACAAACGCTCGCTCCTCGCCTCAGCAAACCGAACGCTGAGGCGAGGAAAGGCATGTCTCGTGCGGCTCGATGAAGCGGCCGAAACCACCAGGTCGCTGTTGCTTGCGGACGCGAAAGTTGGACACAACCCACGCCGCGTCAGAAAGCGTTGGATTGTCATCGTGTCGCGTTGACTCCGGCGCGGGTCACGGCACGCTTTCCCGGCACGCCCAGCCGCCTTCTGGATCACCGGACCCGGCATCCCATTTCAGAAACACACCACTAGGACGTACGGGTGAAGGTGACGTGGGTGATGCCGCTCGGCGCGGACGTCGCCTCGACCTGGTAGTCGTTTTCCAGGCCCTCCAAGCCATCCCACAGACGTACGCCACGGCCGAGCAGGATGGGGACGATGGCGACGTGCAGGTGGTCGACCAGGCCGGCGGCGAGGAACTCGCGGATGACGGTGGCGCCGCCGCCGAGGCGCACGTCCTTGCCGTCGGCGGCTTTCCGCGCGGCCTCCAATGCCTCGGCCGGTGAGGCGTCCAGGAAATGGTACGTCGTGCCGCCTTCCATTTCGATCGACGGCCGCGTGTGGTGCGTCAGGACGAAAACCGGCGTGTGGAACGGTGGATTGGGGCCCCAGGCGCCTTTCCAGTCGGGGTCCTCGTGCCAGCCGGGGTGACCAAACTTGCCGGCGCCCATGATTTCCGCGCCGATGCCCGGATCGTGCTGCTGGACGAAGGCGTCGTCGACACCACCGCTGCCGCCGGCCTGCCACCAGCGGGTCGCGAACATCCATTGGTGCAGGCGCTCACCGGCGTGACCGAAATGTGCGTCGGCGCTCTGGCCGGCGCCGGTGCCGAAGCCGTCGAGTGAGATGGCGAAGTTGTGGACGCGCAGGAGTGACATCGTCGCCGTTCCTTCGTGAGATCGGGATGGGTGCCAATGAGCCTGCGACGGATCGGCTCATACGTCCAATGCCAAAGTTCATGCGGTTCCATAGATAAGGTCAATACGCGCTGGACAGCGATTGGAGAATGACGGCATGTTGCGGGTTCTGGTCGCCGAGGACATGCGGATCCTGCGCGACACGCTGGTTGCCGTCATCAACCTGGAGGACGACCTCGAGGTGGTCGCCGAGGTGGCCAGCGGAGACCAGATCGTGGCAGCGGCGCTGGAACACCGGCCTGACGTGGCCGTGCTGGACGTCGACCTGCCCGGCG comes from the Fodinicola acaciae genome and includes:
- a CDS encoding HNH endonuclease signature motif containing protein → MHAARPAHAVDHIVSWVDGGTTCLENCVLLCDRHHREIHHTDWTIRMNNGHPEFTPPIDVDYEQKPLRNAYHLYG
- a CDS encoding dihydrofolate reductase family protein, with amino-acid sequence MSLLRVHNFAISLDGFGTGAGQSADAHFGHAGERLHQWMFATRWWQAGGSGGVDDAFVQQHDPGIGAEIMGAGKFGHPGWHEDPDWKGAWGPNPPFHTPVFVLTHHTRPSIEMEGGTTYHFLDASPAEALEAARKAADGKDVRLGGGATVIREFLAAGLVDHLHVAIVPILLGRGVRLWDGLEGLENDYQVEATSAPSGITHVTFTRTS